A single genomic interval of Prunus dulcis chromosome 5, ALMONDv2, whole genome shotgun sequence harbors:
- the LOC117628385 gene encoding autophagy-related protein 8f, producing the protein MAKSYFKQEHDLEKRRAEAARIREKYPDRIPVIVEKAERSDIPNIDKKKYLVPADLTVGQFVYVIRKRIKLSAEKAIFIFVDNVLPPTGAIMSAIYEEKKDEDGFLYVTYSGENTFGYQVPL; encoded by the exons ATGGCAAAGAGTTACTTCAAGCAAGAACATGATCTTG AAAAGAGACGGGCAGAGGCTGCTAGGATCAGAGAGAAATACCCAGATAGAATTCCA GTGATTGTGGAGAAGGCAGAAAGAAGTGATATCCCAAACATTGATAAGAAAAA GTACCTTGTCCCAGCTGACCTAACTGTTGGACAATTCGTTTATGTTATCCGCAAAAGGATTAAGTTGAGTGCAGAGAAGGCTATCTTTATATTTGTGGACAATGTACTCCCACCAACAG GTGCAATCATGTCTGCCATATATGAAGAGAAGAAGGATGAAGATGGGTTTCTCTACGTCACTTACAGTGGTGAGAACACTTTTGGTTATCAGGTTCCGCTGTAG
- the LOC117628273 gene encoding uncharacterized protein LOC117628273 has product MSSIVLLFFLCLSIHACNARLLGLVYKQSGCKSYHSVEDVAKVLSETSKSWMMPTISVEYQAQQINSETFTHESIPTALLRKQGHANGPASGYDIITLSSQVELKKLIEMQGLKRQARTLLGSATHNMEEDKDSKEDEAIEVVVVMDYAQPHRKPPIHNRKS; this is encoded by the exons ATGTCTTCCAttgttcttctcttttttctttgtctttctaTCCATGCATGCAATGCCCGACTTCTAGGCCTTGTTTATAAGCAAAGTGGCTGTAAATCCTACCATTCTGTTGAG GATGTAGCGAAAGTCTTAAGTGAGACTTCAAAGTCATGGATGATGCCTACCATCTCAGTTGAataccaagcacaacaaataaaCTCTGAAACATTCACCCATGAAAGTATCCCGACGGCTCTTTTGAGGAAACAAGGGCATGCCAATGGACCCGCCTCAG GATATGATATTATTACATTATCTTCCCAGGTTGAGCTGAAGAAATTGATTGAAATGCAG GGATTGAAGAGGCAGGCACGGACATTACTGGGATCTGCAACACATAACATGGAGGAAGACAAAGATTCGAAGGAAGATGAAGCTATTGAGGTCGTAGTTGTTATGGATTATGCACAACCTCACAGGAAGCCACCCATTCACAATAGAAAGTCCTAG
- the LOC117627722 gene encoding uncharacterized protein LOC117627722, with the protein MEKSLAELERFQTQILERISKLELASSASLPQHSSSPIPTSTQNDAIGATEARLSAILRANGVKDFAFKRVPVDYYDWSLDDRRDFLGAASVHHLCKSIVLVNTQAQSSVVDCSDRNNSKYYVVVVQYTARFNAEAVKNFLYSLNEGKIAKKKFNLRLAPEETSVELTGFEHNGVTCVGMKTDIPVILDEAIQKLSPDFFWLGGGEIDLKLGIRTSEFINFVKPFIVSCSSA; encoded by the exons atggaaaAATCACTAGCAGAGCTGGAGCGATTCCAAACCCAAATCCTAGAACGCATATCAAAGCTCGAGCTCGCCTCCTCTGCCTCTCTTCCCCAACACAGCTCTTCCCCCATCCCTACCTCGACTCAAAATGACGCCATCGGCGCCACAGAAGCTCGTCTCTCCGCCATTCTCCGCGCCAATGGCGTGAAAGACTTCGCCTTCAAGAGGGTACCTGTCGATTACTACGATTGGTCTCTCGATGACCGGCGCGACTTTCTCGGCGCCGCCTCCGTCCACCATCTCTGCAAAAGCATTGTCTTG GTTAACACTCAAGCCCAATCTAGTGTGGTTGATTGTAGTGACCGCAACAATTCAAAGTATTATGTTGTGGTCGTTCAG TATACTGCTCGGTTTAATGCTGAAGCTGTAAAGAACTTCTTGTATTCGCTCAACGAGGGGAAGATAGCCAAGAAAAAGTTCAACT TGAGGCTTGCACCTGAGGAAACTTCAGTAGAATTGACTGGATTTGAACACAACGGAGTTACATGTGTTGGCATGAAAACAGACATTCCG GTGATCTTGGATGAAGCAATTCAGAAACTTAGTCCTGATTTCTTCTGGTTGGGTGGTGGCGAGATCGATCTGAAGCTGGGCATCAGAACCTCTGAATTTATAAACTTCGTTAAACCTTTTATTGTCAGCTGCAGCAGTGCTTGA
- the LOC117629346 gene encoding L-lactate dehydrogenase B-like, whose protein sequence is MHKSTSGSLGPSGLDLTQAFFKPISGAASPSSTKRHTKISVIGAGNVGMAIAQTILTQDLADELVLVDAKPEKLRGEMLDLQHAAAFLPRTKIIADVDYAVTHGSDLCIVTAGARQILGESRLNLLHRNVALFRNVIPPLAKYSPDTILLIVSNPVDILTYVAWKLSGFPSSRVVGSGTNLDSSRFRFLIADHLDVNAQDVQAYIVGEHGDSSVALWSSISVGGVPVLSFLDKQEIAYEKETLESIHKVVIDSAYEVISLKGYTSWAIGYSVAALAWSILRDQRKIHPVSVLAKGFYGVDGGDVFLSLPAQLGRGGVLGVTNVHLTDEETQRLRDSANTILEQQSQLGL, encoded by the exons ATGCACAAAAGCACTTCAGGCTCACTAGGCCCCAGCGGCCTCGACCTAACCCAGGCCTTCTTCAAGCCCATCTCCGGCGCCGCCTCACCCTCCTCCACCAAGCGCCACACCAAGATCTCCGTCATCGGCGCCGGCAACGTGGGCATGGCCATCGCTCAGACCATCCTCACCCAAGACCTCGCCGACGAGCTCGTCCTCGTCGACGCCAAACCAGAGAAGCTCCGTGGTGAGATGCTCGACCTCCAGCACgccgccgccttcctcccccGCACCAAGATCATCGCCGACGTCGACTACGCCGTCACCCACGGATCCGACCTCTGCATCGTCACCGCTGGGGCCCGCCAGATCCTCGGCGAGTCCAGGCTCAACCTGCTCCACCGGAACGTCGCCCTCTTCCGCAATGTCATCCCGCCGCTCGCCAAGTACTCGCCGGACACGATCCTACTGATCGTGTCGAATCCGGTCGACATCTTGACCTACGTGGCCTGGAAGCTGTCCGGGTTCCCCAGCAGTCGGGTTGTCGGGTCAGGTACCAATCTGGACTCTTCGCGGTTTCGATTCCTCATTGCTGATCATCTTGATGTCAACGCTCAGGATGTGCAG GCTTACATTGTTGGGGAGCATGGTGACAGCTCAGTGGCATTGTGGTCGAGCATTAGCGTAGGGGGAGTGCCGGTGTTGAGTTTCTTAGATAAGCAAGAAATAGCATACGAGAAAGAGACGTTAGAGAGCATCCACAAGGTGGTTATAGACAGTGCATATGAGGTGATCAGTCTAAAAGGATATACTTCTTGGGCAATTGGATACTCCGTGGCCGCGCTAGCTTGGAGCATATTGAGAGATCAGAGGAAGATCCACCCGGTCTCGGTGCTTGCCAAGGGGTTTTACGGGGTCGACGGTGGAGATGTGTTCTTGAGCTTGCCGGCCCAGCTCGGGAGAGGTGGGGTTTTGGGGGTGACCAATGTGCACTTGACTGATGAGGAGACTCAGAGGCTGAGGGACTCGGCTAACACCATCTTGGAGCAGCAGTCTCAGTTGGGATTATGA